The proteins below are encoded in one region of Balaenoptera ricei isolate mBalRic1 chromosome 6, mBalRic1.hap2, whole genome shotgun sequence:
- the STOML2 gene encoding stomatin-like protein 2, mitochondrial: MLARAVRGSGALLLRGSVQASGRAARRASSGLPRNTVVLFVPQQEAWVVERMGRFHRILEPGLNILIPVLDRIRYVQSLKEIVINVPEQSAVTLDNVTLQIDGVLYLRIMDPYKASYGVEDPEYAVTQLAQTTMRSELGKLSLDKVFRERESLNANIVDAINQAADCWGIRCLRYEIKDIHVPPRVKESMQMQVEAERRKRATVLESEGTRESAINVAEGKKQAQILASEAEKAEQINQAAGEASAVLAKAKAKAEAIRVLAAALTQHNGDAAASLTVAEQYVSAFSKLAKDSNTILLPSNPGDVTSMVAQAMGVYGALTKAPVPGAQDSVSSRSSRDVQSTDASLDEELDRVKLS, encoded by the exons ATGCTGGCGCGCGCGGTGCGGGGGTCTGGGGCCCTTTTGCTGAGG GGCTCCGTGCAGGCTTCTGGCCGCGCTGCGCGCCGCGCCTCCTCTGGATTGCCCCGAAACACCGTGGTGCTGTTTGTGCCGCAGCAGGAGGCTTGGGTGGTGGAGCGAATGGGCCGATTCCACCGCATCCTGGAGCCT GGCTTGAATATCCTCATCCCTGTGTTAGACCGGATCCGATATGTGCAGAGTCTCAAGGAAATTGTCATCAACGTGCCTGAGCAGTCTGCCGTGACtcttg ACAATGTAACTCTGCAAATCGATGGAGTCCTTTACCTGCGCATCATGGACCCTTACAAG GCAAGCTATGGTGTGGAGGACCCTGAGTATGCTGTCACCCAGCTAGCTCAGACAACCATGAGATCAGAGCTCGGCAAACTCTCTCTGGACAAAGTCTTCCGG GAGCGGGAGTCCCTGAATGCCAACATCGTGGATGCTATCAACCAGGCTGCAGACTGCTGGGGCATCCGCTGCCTCCGTTATGAGATCAAGGATATCCATGTACCACCCCGGGTGAAAGAGTCCATGCAGATGCAG GTGGAGGCAGAGCGGCGGAAACGGGCCACAGTTCTAGAGTCTGAGGGGACTCGAGAGTCGGCCATCAACGTGGCAGAGGGGAAGAAGCAGGCACAGATCCTGGCCTCTGAGGCAGAAAAGGCTGAACAAATAAATCAGGCAGCAG GAGAGGCCAGTGCAGTTCTGGCCAAGGCCAAGGCTAAAGCTGAAGCTATTCGCGTCCTGGCTGCAGCTCTGACACAACAT AATGGAGATGCAGCAGCCTCACTGACTGTGGCTGAGCAGTATGTCAGCGCATTCTCTAAACTGGCCAAGGACTCCAACACTATCCTGCTGCCCTCCAACCCTGGCGACGTCACCAGTATGGTGGCTCAG gccATGGGTGTGTATGGGGCCCTCACCAAAGCCCCGGTGCCAGGAGCCCAGGACTCAGTCTCCAGCAGGAGCAGCAGAGATGTACAGAGCACAGATGCAAGTCTTGATGAGGAACTTGATCGAGTCAAGCTGAGTTAA
- the ATOSB gene encoding atos homolog protein B: MRHVQAEPSPSSEPEAGPSQPAVRQGALQGGLLMGYSPAGGATSPGVYQVSIFSPPAGASEPHRALKRPAPPTEGPRELKRGPGLGAREGLPPEEPPTLGLWGPEGLGLGLGVASQHFCHHGLCVVEQGGSSTSPWTSGARSPPWPPSNASCSTLHTRDWASPDPGGQGSLGESPGPAPPGQLHTLDTDLHSLAQIGGKSLVAGVGNGGSPWPRESPGTANGHSPEHTPPGPGPPGPCPTKRRLLPAGEAPDVSSEDEGPAPRRRRGTLGHPPAAISSDAKATPFWSHLLPGPKEPVLDPTDCSPMGRRLKGACRLKLSSLRSLRKGPGLLSPASASPVPTPAVSRTLLGNFEESLLRGRFAPSGHIEGFTAEIGASGSYCPQHVTLPVTVTFFDVSEQNAPAPFLGVVDLNPLGRKGYSVPKVGTIQVTLFNPNQTVVKMFLVTFDFSDMPAAHMTFLRHRLFLVPVGEEGNASPTRRLLCYLLHLRFRSSRSGRLSLHGDIRLLFSRRSLELDTGLPYELQAVTEAPHNPRYSPLP, translated from the exons ATGCGCCACGTGCAGGCGGAGCCGTCTCCATCCTCAGAGCCAGAGGCTGGCCCTTCACAGCCTGCAGTCAGGCAGGGGGCCCTCCAGGGTGGCCTGCTCATGGGCTACAGCCCGGCAGGGGGGGCAACATCCCCCGGGGTCTACCAGGTATCCATCTTTTCCCCTCCAGCTGGTGCCTCCGAGCCTCATAGGGCCCTGAAACGGCCAGCCCCACCCACTGAGGGTCCCCGGGAGCTGAAgagaggccctgggctgggggccagAGAGGGACTACCCCCTGAAGAACCACCTACTCTGGGGCTATGGGGCCCAGAGGGACTGGGGCTGGGACTGGGCGTGGCCAGCCAACATTTCTGCCATCATGGCCTCTGTGTTGTGGAACAGGGAGGTAGCTCCACCTCACCTTGGACTTCAGGGGCCCGGAGTCCCCCCTGGCCCCCATCAAATGCTTCCTGCAGTACTTTGCACACCAGAGACTGGGCTTCCCCAGATCCTGGGGGACAGGGGTCCCTGGGGGAGTCCCCAGGGCCAGCCCCTCCGGGCCAGCTGCACACACTTGACACTGATTTGCACAGTCTTGCACAAATAGGGGGTAAGAGCCTAGTGGCTGGGGTGGGCAATGGGGGCAGCCCCTGGCCTAGGGAGTCCCCTGGCACTGCCAATGGGCACAGCCCCGAGCACACACcccctggccctggacctccaGGCCCCTGTCCCACCAAGCGAAGGCTGCTTCCAGCTGGAGAAGCCCCGGATGTCAGCTCTGAGGATGAGGGGCCAGCCCCTCGGAGGCGCCGGGGAACCCTGGGCCACCCTCCTGCTGCCATCAGTTCTGATGCCAAAGCCACACCCTTCTGGAGCCACCTGCTGCCTGGGCCCAAGGAGCCTGTGCTG GACCCAACAGACTGCAGTCCCATGGGGCGGAGGCTGAAAGGTGCCTGTCGCCTGAAGCT GAGCTCCCTTCGAAGCCTCCGGAAGGGGCCAGGCCTGCTGAGCCCCGCCAGTGCCTCCCCTGTTCCTACCCCCGCCGTCAGCCGTACCCTGTTGGGCAACTTTGAG gaaTCATTGCTGCGAGGACGCTTTGCACCATCTGGCCACATTGAGGGCTTCACAGCAGAGATTGGAGCTAGTGGATCCTACTGCCCTCAGCATGTCACGCTGCCTGTCACTGTCACCTTCTTTGATGTTTCTGAGCAAAATGCCCCGGCTCCCTTCCTG GGCGTCGTGGACCTGAACCCCCTGGGGAGGAAGGGTTACAGCGTGCCCAAGGTGGGCACCATCCAAGTG ACCTTATTTAACCCCAACCAGACTGTGGTGAAGATGTTCCTCGTGACCTTTGACTTCTCGGACATGCCTGCTGCCCACATGACCTTCCTGCGTCATCGCCTCTTTTTGGTGCCTGTGGGTGAGGAGGGAAATGCTAGCCCCACCCGCCGCCTCCTCTGCTACTTGTTGCACCTCAG GTTCCGGAGCTCCCGCTCAGGCCGCTTAAGCCTGCATGGAGACATCCGCCTGCTTTTTTCCCGCCGGAGCCTGGAACTGGACACAGGGCTCCCCTACGAACTGCAGGCTGTGACTGAGGCCCCTCACAATCCACGTTATTCACCTTTGCCCTGA